CGAATGTTTTCGTCGGTATAGGATGCCGGTGGTGCAAACTTCCCTATCGGGAACCTCATTTGTTGGTCTGTCATATGTCTATAAAAAAAATTAAATTAAGTATAATTTTATAGTACAGCAAGCTTTAGCCTAAATTAGCGTTCTGTACGTGTTATTTCAACCGATGATAAAAAAATTGTTTTTAGTATTGCTGCTTTTAAAATGCCCGTTTACATACGCCCAAACCATTAAAACCGATATTTTGGTAATCGGCGGAGGTCCAGCCGGCACGTCAGCCGCAATACAGGGTGCCCGCAGCAAAATTAAAACAGTATTAATTGAAGCAGGCCCGCAATTATGCTCTTCAATGCAAGCTCAAACAATGGCGACCATCGGCGGCGGGCAAAATCTGCCGTCCGGCATCTGGGGCGAATTCCGGAAATGGGTAATGATATTTTACAAAAAAACACCTGGATATGATACCGCGTATAATGCCCCACTGCGCTTAGAGCCATACACAGGTGCTGCCATTATAAAAAAAATGGCCGATACGGTTAAAAATCTCACTATAAAATTAAATACTGTTGTTAACTCGGTAAAAAAAGACGGGGATGGTTGGGTGGTAACCGTTAGCCAGGATTCAAAATCGCAACAAATAAAAACAAGGGTGATTATTGACGCTACACCCAATGCCGCAATAGCCCAAAAACTGAATCTCAATTTTAAGCCAGCGGATTTAATGGCCAATAGCTACCAGTCTACCGCCTATCGTACCAGCATCGCGACAGGCGATGGTTATAAGGGCCGTAGTGATGATAAAAAGAACACATCAAACAGTTACCCGCAACCGCCGGTATATTGTATTCCATTAGGCGCTGTTGTAGCGCCGGGCGCGGAGAACCTGTTGATAACGAGTTCGTTTTTCCCCGAGGATGACATTCAATATCTGCCCAACCAGCTTATGCTGGGCCAGGGTGCCGGAGCAGCAGCAGCATTTTGTGCGTTTTTTAAAACTACTACCCACAAATTAAACGCACGCACTGTGCAGGGCGAACTACTGGATTTTAAAAGCTACCTGCTTCCTTTTGCCGATGTGAGCCAAAACGATCGTTATTTTAGGGCGGTGCAGCAGATTGGGGCAACCGGTTTATTAAAGGGAGTGCAAAAACAGGATAGTAATAAAACTGATGTACTGTTTATGCCCGATTCGACTGTTAATACGGCCGAGATTGAACCGGTATTAAATGATATTTATACCCGTACATTTTTATGGTTCAACAGGGAAAAACCCACGCAAAAATTTACAGTAGAAAACACGCTGTCGCTTATAAGCGAGATAACGCTAACTGATCCTAAAACCCTGCACATCTCCATGGCCAAGGCCTGGAAAAGCCAATATAAATTCCAAACGGATTTTGATGTTAACCGGCCAATAACCCGCCGGGAGTTTGCTATACTGGTTAACCAGTTTTTAAACCCTTTTGCCCGAACGGTGGATTTATCGGGTAGGTTTGTAAATTAAACGGAAGGCTTAAGTATAGCGTATAAATGCTCGTCTAAAATAAGGCCGTTTTTAATAATGGCATTTTTACAGATAGCTTCTTTTACGAAACCCGCTTTTTCCAATACCCGCATTGATTTTGGATTGTTGCCTAATACGCCCGCCTGTAGCCTTACAATATCAAGTTTGGCAAAGCCGTAATCAACAACCTGTTTAACAGCTTTGTGCATTATGCCTTTTCCCCAATGTTCCTGACCCAGCCAATATCCAATTAATGCGGATTTTCGATAAATATCGACCCTTAAATCAATGCCAATTACGCCTGCAACTTCGTGGTTAATAACAATCGCAAACTTAGTTTGCACTTTGTCGGCCATTGCAAGCCCTATAAAATCAAAGGCATCCGTAAGCTTGTATGGCGATGGAAAGCGATCAAGAAGGGCATCAAAAACCCTTGGGTTATCGGCATGTTTTTGTAACGATTTAGCATCGGCCAACCGCAACTTCCGTAAAATAAAACCGTCGCCTTTAATTTCCATTTGTAACAATAAACGCCTAAAATTAGCAAAGCAAAGCCAAACTGTTAAATTGCATCGCGTATTAGTTGCGCGAAATAAGACTGACTCATGAAAAAAATATTTACGCTGCTATTGCTGGCCAATACTGCCGGTGCTTTTGCCCAAAAGCTGGATACCCTTACCATTGAAAAAATTATGCGCGATCCAAAATGGATAGGCGTATCCCCATCAAACATTCACTGGAGCGATGACAGCAAAAAAATCCTTTTTACCTGGAATGCAGATAAAACCGGGCCTGATGAATTGTTTGCCGCTACGCCTGCCAGTGCGGCACCGCAAAAAGTAAGCATTGCCAATAAGCGCGGTTTACCGGCAGAAAATGGTAATTGGAATAAAAAGCGCACTCAAAAAGTTTTTGAAAAAAACGGAGATTTGTTTTTAGAAGATCTCAAAACGGGCAAAATAACGCAGCTTACCCATACCGAGGAGGGGGAAAGTGCGCCGGTTTTTAACGGCGATGAAAGCCACATCATATTTTCGCAAGGCAGTAACCTGTTCTCCGTGAAGCTTAATGGGAATGGGTTGGAGCAGCTAACTAATTTTGTTAAATCAAAAAGTAAAAAGGGCAACGACGAACTTAACGAAGAAGAAAAATGGCTTAAAGGGCAGCAACTGGAATTGTTTGATATTATTAAAGTTGAGAGGAAAGAGAAAAAACAAGACTCAACTGAAAGTGCAGAGTTGGCGCCGAAGCGATTGAAGGAACTGGTTTTTGGAACAAAACGGGTTGGGCGGGTTAAAATAAGCCCCGATGAACGCTTTGTTACTTACCGGCTTACAAAGCAGGCCGATGACGTTAAAAGCGCCATCGTTCCTAATTATGTAACCGAATCGGGGTTCACGGAGGATATTCCCAATCGTTCAAAAGTAGGCCGTCCATCATCAACATCCGAAACTTTTATTTATGACCGTCAGCGCGATTCTGTTTATCGCATCAGCACGGCCGATATCCCAGGAATTAAAGACCAGCCCGATTATTTAAAAGATTATCCTAAAGAACAGGAAGCTTATAAAAAGGCAAATGCCGACAGGCTGGTAACCATAGAAGGCGTGTTATGGAGCGAGAACAGCGCCCATGCAGTTGTTGTAATATCGGCCCAGGATAATAAAGACCGTTGGATTATGCGATTGGACGCCGCCACCGGCAAGCTTAGCCTGCTTGACCGCCAGCGCGATGAAGCCTGGATTGGTGGTCCCGGAATTGAAAACTCGGCGACAGGGAATGTTGGGTTTATCGACAATGATCATTTTTATTTTCAGAGCGAGGCCAGCGGTTACTCCCACATCTACGTAATTGATGTTAATAGCGGCGTAAAAAAGCAAATTACCAGTGGCAAATGGGAAGTGCAAACCTTGCAGTTATCCAACGATAAAAAAAGGTTTTACTTCACCGCCAATATCGATCATCCCGGGTTGACGGATTTTTATAGTCTGCCGGTTGATGGCGGGACGCCAACAAAAATAACCGGCATGAAGGGCGGCAACGACGTAACACTATCGCCCGACGAAAAGTGGCTGGCTATCCGCTACTCCTATTCCAACAAACCATGGGAACTATATGTGCAGGCCAATAAGCCCGGTGCCAGGGCGGTGCAGGTTACCAAATCCATAAGCAAAGAATACGAATCATACCAATGGCGCGCCCCGGAAATTATCACCTTTAAGAACCGTTATGGCAGCGATGTTTACGCACGCCTTTACCTACCCAAAAAGGCCGACCCCGCCAAACCGGCTGTGGTTTTTGTGCATGGCGCAGGATACCTGCAAAATGTAACTTATTCCTGGAGCTATTACTTCCGCGAGTTTATGTTTAACAATATGCTGGCCGATAATGGTTATACTGTGATTGATATTGATTATACGGCAAGCGCGGGTTACGGCCGCGACTGGCGCACAGGTATTTACCGGCATATGGGGGGCAAAGACCTATCCGACCAGGTTGATGGCGTAAAGTACCTGGTTGATAAATATGGCGTAAACCCCAAACACGTTGGCTTATACGGCGGATCATACGGCGGGTTTATTACGCTGATGGGCATGTTTACCGAGCCCGATGTTTTCGCGGCGGGCGGTGCTATCCGCTCGGTTACAGATTGGGCGCATTATAATCATGAGTATACCTCCAATATTTTAAATGAACCTTTTACAGATGAAACAGCTTATCGAAAAAGCTCGCCTATATACTTTGCCAATGGCTTAAAAGGCAATTTATTGATGTTGCACGGTATGATAGATCAGAATGTGAATTACCAGGATATAATCAGGCTAACCCAGAGATTAATTGAGTTACACAAAGAAAATTGGGAGCTGGCATCGTACCCCGTAGAAGACCACGCCTTTGAACAGCCCAGCAGCTGGACGGATGAGTATAAACGGATTTATAAATTATTTGAACAAACGTTGAAGAAATAATGGGACGGCACATCAATAAGTCGAGCATCACCAATTTATTTCCTATTCTTGTCATCCTGAGGAACGAAGGATCTGTCGACTATCCTTTGCCGACATGCATGACCGATAGCAAAGTTCGCAGATCCTTCGTTCCTCAGGATGACAGTTTTATATTTAAACTTTGTTCTTCTTCCATAATATCGAAGAAGGTTATCACAGTGAACAACTTCTTTGTTTATATAGTATTCTTGGCTCTAACCCTGTTTTTCACCGGCTGCTCATCCAATCAACCCAAAGTCAACAACGTTAAAATTAACCTTACCCCCGATAAGCACTCCCTCAAAATAACAGGCCTCGACCTATTGATAGTCCAGGATATCAACCGCGACTCATCCGGTGGCAACTGGCAAAGCCTGGTGCCGGTATTTAAAATGCCGATAGATGCCGAGCTAAAAAACTATCAGCCCATACAGCCGGGCAAGTATGTGGTTACAGATAGCGTGGTGGTTTTTACGCCCGACACCCCTTTTATCGCGCAGCAAACTTATTTTGTACGCTACTATAAATTTGATGCCAATAGCAAGGCCTCGGATTTTATATTAGGAAAAAACAAACTGGGCAGCTTGCACTATACAGATTTGATTTTTAAGCAATAACCCTATTTGATAGTTGAAAAATTAATAAATTTGATTATATTTGCAGTCAATTAATAAAAGAGGGGGCAAATAGCCCCCTCTTTTATTTTATCAATTAAAAATTATCAATCAAAAAACGGGCGGGTAATGAACATTGAAAAAAGAGTAAGGGAACTGGTAGAAGAAAAAATAGCCGATAAGCCGAATTTGTTTTTGGTTGATGTTAAAATGCACTCAAACGGAAAGCTTATTGTTTTGCTTGATGGCGATGACGGTGTAGGTATTGACGATTGCGTGGCGGTAAGCAGGCATGTGGGCTTCCATTTAGAGGAAGAAAACGTAATTGAAACAGCCTACAACCTGGAAGTATCGTCGCCGGGGATTGATTTTCCGCTTTCATCGGCAAGGCAATATGCCAAGAATGTTGGGCGCACATTGGGTATCAAAATGGCCGATGGCGTAAAACGAGAGGGTGTTTTATCGGCATTAACCGAAGACGCCATTATAATTGAAGAAAAAATAAAAGAAAAAGGGAAAAAGGCCGAAACTGTTGAAAGCGTTATCCCATTAGATAAAATAACAGAAACAAAAGTTTTAATATCATTCAAGTAGAAAATGAGCAATATTAATTTAATTGATTCTTTTCAGGAATTTAAAGATTTCAAGAACATTGACCGCCCAACCATGATGAGCGTTTTGGAAGACGTTTTCAGAAGCATGATCAGGAAAAAATACGGCACAGATGAAAATTGCGACGTAATTGTTAATACCGATAACGGTGACTTAGAGATTTGGCGCACCCGTAAGGTTATGGAAGATGGGTTTAGCGAAGACGATGACCTGGAAGTTGAACTGGCCGAGGCCAAATTGTTTGATCCGGACCTGGAAGTTGGCGACGAGCAAATTGAGCAAATTACCCTGGAAAGCTTTGGCCGCCGTGCTATTTTAGCGGCACGCCAAACACTGGTTTCAAAAATTCTGGAACTGGAAAAAGACGAGATCTTTAAAAAATACAAAGATCGTGTGGGCGAAATTGTTACAGGCGAAGTTTACCAGGTTTGGAAAAAAGAAACTTTGGTATTGGATGATGAAGGTAACGAATTGTTGCTACCAAAAACAGAGCAGATACCGGCCGACTACTTTAAAAAAGGTGATAGCGTAAAAGCGGTTGTTCATAAGGTAGATATGCTGAACAGCAACCCTAAGATCATCATTTCGCGTACAGCACCAGAGTTTTTACAGCGTTTGTTTGAGCTTGAAGTACCCGAGATTTTCGACGGATTGATCACCATTAAAAAAATTGTGCGTGA
The genomic region above belongs to Mucilaginibacter sp. KACC 22773 and contains:
- a CDS encoding FAD-dependent oxidoreductase translates to MIKKLFLVLLLLKCPFTYAQTIKTDILVIGGGPAGTSAAIQGARSKIKTVLIEAGPQLCSSMQAQTMATIGGGQNLPSGIWGEFRKWVMIFYKKTPGYDTAYNAPLRLEPYTGAAIIKKMADTVKNLTIKLNTVVNSVKKDGDGWVVTVSQDSKSQQIKTRVIIDATPNAAIAQKLNLNFKPADLMANSYQSTAYRTSIATGDGYKGRSDDKKNTSNSYPQPPVYCIPLGAVVAPGAENLLITSSFFPEDDIQYLPNQLMLGQGAGAAAAFCAFFKTTTHKLNARTVQGELLDFKSYLLPFADVSQNDRYFRAVQQIGATGLLKGVQKQDSNKTDVLFMPDSTVNTAEIEPVLNDIYTRTFLWFNREKPTQKFTVENTLSLISEITLTDPKTLHISMAKAWKSQYKFQTDFDVNRPITRREFAILVNQFLNPFARTVDLSGRFVN
- a CDS encoding GNAT family N-acetyltransferase, with the protein product MEIKGDGFILRKLRLADAKSLQKHADNPRVFDALLDRFPSPYKLTDAFDFIGLAMADKVQTKFAIVINHEVAGVIGIDLRVDIYRKSALIGYWLGQEHWGKGIMHKAVKQVVDYGFAKLDIVRLQAGVLGNNPKSMRVLEKAGFVKEAICKNAIIKNGLILDEHLYAILKPSV
- a CDS encoding prolyl oligopeptidase family serine peptidase, whose protein sequence is MKKIFTLLLLANTAGAFAQKLDTLTIEKIMRDPKWIGVSPSNIHWSDDSKKILFTWNADKTGPDELFAATPASAAPQKVSIANKRGLPAENGNWNKKRTQKVFEKNGDLFLEDLKTGKITQLTHTEEGESAPVFNGDESHIIFSQGSNLFSVKLNGNGLEQLTNFVKSKSKKGNDELNEEEKWLKGQQLELFDIIKVERKEKKQDSTESAELAPKRLKELVFGTKRVGRVKISPDERFVTYRLTKQADDVKSAIVPNYVTESGFTEDIPNRSKVGRPSSTSETFIYDRQRDSVYRISTADIPGIKDQPDYLKDYPKEQEAYKKANADRLVTIEGVLWSENSAHAVVVISAQDNKDRWIMRLDAATGKLSLLDRQRDEAWIGGPGIENSATGNVGFIDNDHFYFQSEASGYSHIYVIDVNSGVKKQITSGKWEVQTLQLSNDKKRFYFTANIDHPGLTDFYSLPVDGGTPTKITGMKGGNDVTLSPDEKWLAIRYSYSNKPWELYVQANKPGARAVQVTKSISKEYESYQWRAPEIITFKNRYGSDVYARLYLPKKADPAKPAVVFVHGAGYLQNVTYSWSYYFREFMFNNMLADNGYTVIDIDYTASAGYGRDWRTGIYRHMGGKDLSDQVDGVKYLVDKYGVNPKHVGLYGGSYGGFITLMGMFTEPDVFAAGGAIRSVTDWAHYNHEYTSNILNEPFTDETAYRKSSPIYFANGLKGNLLMLHGMIDQNVNYQDIIRLTQRLIELHKENWELASYPVEDHAFEQPSSWTDEYKRIYKLFEQTLKK
- the rimP gene encoding ribosome assembly cofactor RimP, translating into MNIEKRVRELVEEKIADKPNLFLVDVKMHSNGKLIVLLDGDDGVGIDDCVAVSRHVGFHLEEENVIETAYNLEVSSPGIDFPLSSARQYAKNVGRTLGIKMADGVKREGVLSALTEDAIIIEEKIKEKGKKAETVESVIPLDKITETKVLISFK
- the nusA gene encoding transcription termination factor NusA encodes the protein MSNINLIDSFQEFKDFKNIDRPTMMSVLEDVFRSMIRKKYGTDENCDVIVNTDNGDLEIWRTRKVMEDGFSEDDDLEVELAEAKLFDPDLEVGDEQIEQITLESFGRRAILAARQTLVSKILELEKDEIFKKYKDRVGEIVTGEVYQVWKKETLVLDDEGNELLLPKTEQIPADYFKKGDSVKAVVHKVDMLNSNPKIIISRTAPEFLQRLFELEVPEIFDGLITIKKIVREPGERAKVAVESYDDRIDPVGACVGMKGSRIHGIVRELKNENIDVINFTNNIQLYIQRALSPAKITSIKLDDEKKTAAVYLKPDQVSLAIGRGGHNIKLAGKLTGYEIDVYREADEHDEDVDIEEFSDEIDSWIIDEFKRIGLDTAKSVLALTVGELVKRTDLEEETVKEVLSILNAEFE